The sequence CTTCCAGGAATATAGATTGCCCAGCAAATCCTTCTTCTGTAGCCGTAAACACAATACGATCAACATAGGTCCCTACTGTGCTTTCAACGGTAATGTCTGTCCCTGAAGCGGTAGTTTCGGTTATAGTAATGGGGTTTCCTATATCAGTTGCAGTGAATGTTCCTTCGTCACCAATAGCCGTTTCTAAATTTGCTATTGTAGCGTCTAGATCAGCACCAATTTCCACTCCGGAATCATCATTGGTAAAAGTAAATTCCACGCCTCCAATAGTAATGGTTTCCCCTGCTACCGGCTGGCTTAGTAGTTCGAAGGAGTAAACTCCTTCTACTTCACTACCAGCTGTATTATCACTTGGTGTTATCACCTCAAAATTAACCGGTGTACTGATTCGATCTCTTTCAATACTATCAATTCCTGCAAAATCCATGCCTGTAATAATATCAATAATCTCTTCCAAATCTCTTGGGTTACCATCTCCATCGCTGATATCAATTGGTCGGTATGAACCTGTATAAGGCTCTACGGAACTGTCAAAAAACTCAATTTTTGTGCCACCAATGGTTAGAGTTGATCCAGCTTCCGGTATCTCATCAAACAGAATACTTCCTTCTGCATATCCGGTATCTACTTCCGCTTTACCACGAGCTGTGATTGGCTGTGCTTTTAGATCACTATCATTATAATCTTCTTCACTCATCAACCCAAAACCATGCAGGGCCAGTTTTGTCCCTTCAATCTCTATATTGCTATTACCACCTACCGAGGTGCTTCTAATTTCTATATTGCCACTACTAGTCAAAATAGCATTTCCTAAGTCTCCAATGGCATCATTAATAACTTCTACCATTTTGTCTTTTTGTTCTTCTTCCGAACTACTTCCATCGATACTGGCAAGACGTATCACTCGTTCTTCTCCATCAATGGTAATGGTCATGTCTTCGCTGGATAAATCCGCATCACCTTTTATTTGATGAGGTGACACAATCGTTGCTGCTTCTCCCGTACTCATACGGTGTACGGTTGTATTGGAATTTGGACCTTCATTTCCTCTCAGCAGGTTTCGAGTATTAAATTCTGTACCGTTAGCAATACGGTTTACTTCTGAAGTTAACTGGTCTATTTCTGATTGAATGGCTTCTCGGTCATCATCTGTGGTGGTTCCATTGGCTGATTGCACCGCAAGCTCGCGCATTCGTTGCAACATGGAATGCACTTCGTTCATAGCTCCTTCCGCCGTCTGGATCAGCGAAATACCGTCTAAAGTATTCTGGCTGGCTTTTCGAAGACCACGAATCTGGGTTTTCATTTTTTCACTAATGGCCATACCAGCCGCGTCGTCTTTTGCACGATTAATTCTGCGTCCAGAAGACAGTCTTTCCATTGTTTCAGATGCTGAATTGTTGT is a genomic window of Tindallia californiensis containing:
- a CDS encoding flagellin N-terminal helical domain-containing protein; its protein translation is MRINHNIPALNAHRILSRNNNSASETMERLSSGRRINRAKDDAAGMAISEKMKTQIRGLRKASQNTLDGISLIQTAEGAMNEVHSMLQRMRELAVQSANGTTTDDDREAIQSEIDQLTSEVNRIANGTEFNTRNLLRGNEGPNSNTTVHRMSTGEAATIVSPHQIKGDADLSSEDMTITIDGEERVIRLASIDGSSSEEEQKDKMVEVINDAIGDLGNAILTSSGNIEIRSTSVGGNSNIEIEGTKLALHGFGLMSEEDYNDSDLKAQPITARGKAEVDTGYAEGSILFDEIPEAGSTLTIGGTKIEFFDSSVEPYTGSYRPIDISDGDGNPRDLEEIIDIITGMDFAGIDSIERDRISTPVNFEVITPSDNTAGSEVEGVYSFELLSQPVAGETITIGGVEFTFTNDDSGVEIGADLDATIANLETAIGDEGTFTATDIGNPITITETTASGTDITVESTVGTYVDRIVFTATEEGFAGQSIFLEGTPKEFVANLQIGPNQGQGFRLSVGDIRAVQLNISSETPDGNTGVRGASYRQVKGVTDGLSEGMVEHSLNVSDEESATAAITVYNNAIIQVAQLRGELGAIQNRLEYTSANLDNTMENMTAALSRIEDADMALEMSEYTKMNVMMQAGTSMLAQANQQPQMVLQLLQG